Proteins encoded together in one Cicer arietinum cultivar CDC Frontier isolate Library 1 chromosome 4, Cicar.CDCFrontier_v2.0, whole genome shotgun sequence window:
- the LOC101502872 gene encoding L-type lectin-domain containing receptor kinase IX.1-like produces the protein MSDSPSSCSSSNNIINFSKTLLLHFLVLFLLTLFSLPKTSSLSFNITNFDDQTVAKNMLYEGDGKSTNGSIDLNKVSYLFRVGRAIYSQPLHLYDNTTNTLTDFTTRFTFTIDKLNDTSFGDGFAFYLAPLGYQIPPNSAGGVFGLFNATTNSDLLINHVVAVEFDTFVGSTDPPMKHVGIDDNALTSVAFGKFDIDNNLGRLCYVLIDYSSRTKILEVFWSFKRRIVKGDSDFADLVRNSSISYRIDLMEKLPEFVNVGFSASTGLSTESNVIHSWEFSSSLNSSVDLFEGNEGKGMKKKKLNVVVIVVAVVVPVILVFFIAGVVGWMILKRKRKNFDDGLDEYGGPVSAKFDLDKGTIPRRFEYSELVAATNGFSDDRMLGRGGYGQVYKGVLSYLGRVVAVKRIFADFEDSERVFINEVRIISRLIHRNLVQFIGWCHEQGEFLLVFEYMPNGSLDTHLFGDKKSLVWDVRYKIALGVANALRYLHDDAEQCVLHRDIKSGNVLLDTDFSTKLGDFGMAKLVDPMLRTQRTGVVGTYGYLAPEYINGGRASKESDMYSFGIVALELATGRRIFQEGEFHVPLMNWCWGLYVEGNLMSAADERLNQMFDVSEMKSLLIVGLWCTHSNDKERPKAYEVIKVLQLEMALPELPLDMHDRVPPIVTFRQSTNCVSLSPHMTNSLVSVGR, from the coding sequence ATGTCGGATTCTCCTTCATCTTGTTCCTCCTCCAACAACATCATTAACTTCTCCAAAAcccttcttcttcattttctagTACTCTTCCTCCTCACACTTTTTTCCCTCCCAAAAACAAGCTCACTTTCCTTCAACATAACAAACTTCGACGACCAAACCGTCGCAAAAAACATGCTATACGAAGGTGACGGAAAATCCACAAACGGTTCCATTGACTTAAACAAAGTAAGTTACCTTTTCCGCGTAGGAAGAGCAATCTATTCACAACCATTACACTTATACGACAACACAACCAACACTCTCACCGATTTCACAACCCGTTTTACCTTCACAATTGATAAACTAAACGACACGTCGTTTGGCGATGGTTTCGCTTTTTACTTAGCACCTTTAGGTTACCAAATTCCACCCAATTCAGCTGGGGGTGTTTTTGGTCTTTTCAATGCTACAACAAATAGTGATCTTCTTATCAACCATGTTGTTGCTGTTGAGTTTGATACTTTTGTTGGGTCAACTGACCCACCAATGAAACATGTTGGTATTGATGATAATGCTTTGACTTCTGTTGCTTTTGGGAAATTTGATATTGATAATAATCTTGGTAGATTGTGTTATGTTTTGATTGATTATAGTTCTAGGACTAAGATTTTGGAAGTTTTTTGGTCTTTTAAGAGGAGGATTGTGAAAGGTGATAGTGATTTTGCTGATTTGGTACGAAATTCGAGTATTTCGTATCGAATTGATCTTATGGAGAAGCTACCTGAATTTGTGAATGTTGGATTTTCGGCTTCAACGGGGCTTTCGACTGAGAGTAATGTTATTCATAGTTGGGAGTTTAGTTCGAGTTTGAATTCGAGTGTGGATTTGTTCGAGGGAAATGAAGGAAAAGGGATGAAGAAAAAGAAGTTGAATGTGGTTGTGATTGTGGTTGCAGTGGTTGTTCCTgttattttggtattttttatAGCAGGTGTTGTTGGTTGGATGATATTGAAGAGGAAAAGAAAGAATTTTGATGATGGGTTGGATGAATATGGAGGACCCGTTTCGGCGAAATTCGATTTGGATAAAGGGACTATACCGAGAAGATTCGAGTATAGTGAACTAGTTGCAGCTACTAATGGTTTTTCTGATGATAGAATGCTTGGAAGAGGTGGTTATGGACAAGTTTACAAAGGTGTTTTGAGTTATCTAGGAAGAGTTGTTGCTGTCAAGAGGATTTTTGCTGATTTTGAGGATTCAGAAAGAGTTTTCATCAATGAGGTTAGGATCATAAGCCGTTTGATACATAGAAACTTGGTTCAATTCATAGGTTGGTGTCATGAACAAGGTGAGTTTCTATTGGTTTTTGAGTACATGCCTAATGGAAGCCTTGACACACATTTATTTGGTGACAAGAAAAGTTTGGTTTGGGATGTTAGATACAAAATTGCATTAGGTGTAGCAAATGCACTTCGTTACCTTCATGATGATGCAGAACAATGTGTTCTTCACAGAGACATAAAATCAGGTAATGTGTTGTTGGACACTGATTTCAGCACGAAGCTCGGTGATTTCGGTATGGCGAAGCTGGTTGATCCAATGTTAAGGACACAAAGAACAGGTGTAGTTGGAACTTATGGTTATTTAGCACCTGAATACATCAATGGAGGAAGGGCTAGTAAAGAATCTGATATGTATAGTTTTGGAATTGTGGCTTTAGAACTTGCAACTGGTAGAAGGATTTTTCAAGAGGGTGAGTTTCATGTGCCTTTGATGAATTGGTGTTGGGGACTTTATGTTGAAGGGAATCTTATGAGTGCTGCTGATGAAAGATTGAATCAAATGTTTGATGTTAGTGAAATGAAGAGTTTGCTTATTGTAGGGTTATGGTGTACTCATTCAAATGATAAAGAAAGGCCTAAGGCTTATGAAGTGATTAAGGTTCTTCAACTTGAAATGGCATTACCTGAACTACCACTTGATATGCATGATCGTGTTCCTCCTATTGTAACTTTTAGACAATCTACTAATTGTGTTTCTTTGTCACCACATATGACTAATAGTCTTGTTAGTGTTGGACGTTAG